Sequence from the Exiguobacterium aurantiacum genome:
CTAAATTGGACATAGATATCTTTAAAGTTTCATAGCCACTTAATACTTCATCACCAATTTTTACGTGAATGTTGGCGCGAAAGGCATAAAAAACAGCTTCGTTATTTGAGTTTATCCCTAAGAACGAAGGTTCAGAAATACTACCTTTGAGAATGGGCGTGAAAAATCGATTATGACTGATTGATCCGGAAGCATGTACTTCATATAAATGAAATCCGCCTCTAGGACCGTTAGGAAAAAGGATCTCTACATTTCCCGTCGAATCAGTACGATATTCATCATATACCTCGTTGGCATATACGCCATAAAGAGTATCCGCTTTTCCGCTTACTTTCACTTTTGTGGAGTCAGGGGAGAACGGTTCGACGGTAAGGGGATGTTCCTCAGCATAAGTAGCCAGTGGAATCCCGATTTGGGTTAAAAAAAGAGTAAAAACAAGCAGAAGAGTTAGTAAGGTGGAATATGGTAACTTTAGTTTCATTTATAGATTTCCTTTCTGGAAATGGAATGAAATACTATTAATTATCATTATATGAATCTCGTCACAAAACAATTCTTTTTTTAGAAAAGGGTATATGATTTATAAATATTTTAGAGCAGCTAGAATGTATCCGAGATTATAATCAGTACAGAGAAGAGAAATCTCGAAAGGGAGTGGCTGTAATGACAATCTTTACTTATCAAGAAGCACGAAAAAACTTGAAGCAAGTCTTGAATCAAGTGCACGAAAATAGTGAATCGATTACTGTCTTCCGAAAGAATGGTCGCAATGCCGTCATCCTGTCTGAGCAAGAATACAATCAACTGATGGAGACGATGTATGTGCTGCAGAGCCCTAAAAATGCTGAGCGGCTCTTTGACTCAGTTCGTCAGCTTCAACAAAAATCGACCTAAAATGGACTCACACCTATTCCGGTATGAGTCCATTTTTTATTCATACATATTCCATAACCGCTCCGCCTGCTCTCGCATCATCTCCCGCAGTTCAATCGGTTCCACGACCTCGACTTCCGCTCCAGCCGCGAGCAATTGCCGCGATAAGAACGGGAGCTCGGCTTCCGGCACGTCCCACTCATTTTTTTCAGCGATATAGGGTAATACGTCTTCAAGCAGACGGCGGCCAAGCGGGGTAATATTCAGCCGGACAGTCACGCCGCTTCGTTCGTCACTCACCTCGAGAAGCGTCGCCAGATCGTCCGCTTCGAACGTGTCATCGAGAAGACGCAGCGCTTCAATCCGGTCAATCCGATATTGGCGCAGGCCGTACTCCGAGCGGCCATACACGTACCATTTCGAATCGAGGAGCGCCATCCCGACCGGTGCGACGGTGAACGTGCGTGATCCTTTCGTCGTCATGTACGTCACCTCAATGTTTCGCCGTTGCTCGACCGCTTGAAACACGTCTTTCGTGAACGGTGCCGATGGGACGGTCTTGTTCCCGAGCCAGAGGATGTTCTTTTCGAGCCGAGCGATTTTCGTCTCGAGGTCATGTGGCAATTCGTTGACATACCAGTCCGACAGCGTGTCCCGCATATCCCCGAACGGCACGTCCGGAATCTGTTCCATCCATTTGAGAGTGAGGTAGAGCGCGACCGCTTCCTGTTCCCGGAGTTGGAGCGGCGGGAGCAATCGGTTCGGCAACATCTCATAGCCACCGCCTGTGCCGGGTACGCTCCAAATCGGATAGCCGAGTTCTTCGAGCGTCAGCATATCGCGCTGAATCGTCCGGACCGAGGCACCTGTCTCAGCGGATAGTTCGTCCGCTGTGAACCGGTGCCCGCGATTCAACAATCGAATCAACTGTAAATGTCGTTTTTTCATCTTATTCATTCCCGTCAAGTTTTGTCGTGTTTATCGGTTAAGCTGAATGTATCACGAATCAAGGAGGAATTCGTCATGGCAAACGTCGTCTTATATATCGCGACAAGTTTGGATGGAAAGATTGCCCGCACGAACGACCAGCTCGACTGGTTGTTCGCGGTCGAGGGGGAAGGGGACAACGGCTACGCTGACTTCTTTAAGACGGTCGGCGCCGTCATCATGGGACGGAAGACGTACGAGGAGGTGCTCGTGCTGGAGCCGGACGGTTACCCGTATGACAAGATTCCGAACTACATTTTGACACGCAGTCCGGACCGAGAAGCCGAGCACGTCACGTTCACCGATGAGCCGATTGAACAGCTCATCGAACGGTTGAAGCAAGACGTCGACGGAGACATTTGGCTTGTCGGGGGAGGCGAGGTCATCAAGGAAGCGATGGCGCACGACTTGATCGACAGCTATGAGATTGCCATCGCCCCGGTCGTATTAGGAGAGGGGATTCCACTCTTCCCGGAAGGCACGAAAGAGACGAAGTTGAGACTGACGAGTCAACGTTCGTCCGGCCAGTTCGTCATGGTGACTTATCAAAAATAGATAGATTGAATAAATTAAAAAAGCGTTCGGGAAAATTAATTTTTCCCGAACGCTTTTTTAAGGATATTTAGTTAATGATTTCTACTTCATCTAACGTCCACGGCATTATTGCGCCTTCTTTACCATATAGTATTCCTCTAACTGTAATAGTGTCATCTAAATTTATATTAATTAACTTCTCTCGTTCACTTTTTTTCACTGAAGCTAATACATCACTTACAAATGTAGTATCTTCCATTATTAATTGGATATTTTTATCAGACACCTCAACAACTGATCCAGTCCATTGTACATATTTCCCTTTAACGTCTTTCCAAAATGCATCTCTTTGAATATCCGTCATGTTGTCGTATGGATCATCAAACGCATAATAATTTGTACTTATTGGTTCTTTAGCCTTTGCCTCAGCTTTAGCCTTTGCCTCAGCTTTAGCCTTTGCCTCAGCTTTAGCCTTTGCCTCAGCTTTAGCCTTTGCCTCAGCTTTAGCCTTTGCCTCAGCTTTAGCCTTTGCCTCAGCTTTAGCCTTTGCCTCAGCTTCAGCTTTCGCCTCAGCTTCAGCTTTCGCCTCAGCTTCAGCCTTTGCCTCAGCTTCAGCCTTTGCTTCAGCTTCTGCGTCTTCATTGTTTGTCTCTTTTTCTTCTGACTTGGCTTCTTTAACTTCACTCGCATCTACTTCTGAAGAGCTGACTTTCTTCTCTTCTTCAGTATCAACAAATGCCCCAGATACCATGAAGAGAACAAAGCAACCGACAGATATACTAAATTTCCTCATAGAAGTACCATCTTGTTTGAACAGTGAAATGATCCAAGCAACCGCAAAACCAAGACAAAACAGGGCAGAAAAAACAAAAATAAAATCCATGTTGTTATTCCTCTCGAAATTATAATAGAACTACAATCATTAATATACATGACACCACCATAAAGAAAATTAAAAATTACAAAAATAAGGTAATGAATTCCAAAATAAATCCGAGTCCATTATTGGGACTCGGATTTTCTCATACATGCTTCCGCTGGAACGCTGCAATCGCTTCATACTCTTCTGCGAGATGACGGGAGAGTCGAATATAGATTGGCAGCAACTCCCGGTAAATCGCTGTCGCTTCCGCGTCGGGCGCATGTTCATGCGTCACTTGCGGCACGGCCGTGAAGTCATCGATGTCGCCGAACGCGTACTCGCCGAGCATGACGGCCCCGAGACACGAGCTCTCATGGCTCTCCGGCACGACAACCGGCGTATCGAAAATGTCGGCCATCATCTGGCGCCACAAACTCGACTGGGCGAAGCCACCCGTCGCATGGATCCGGTTAGGTGCGCCCGTCAACTCGTCGAGCGCCAGCATGACCGTATACAAGTTGAAGATGACACCTTCAAGCACCGAGCGGATGAAGTGCTCGCGCTTATGGTGGATACTCAAGCCGAAGAACGAACCGCGTGCGTTCGAGTCCCAGAGGGGGGCCCGTTCACCCATCAAGTACGGGTGGAACAACAAGCCGTCCGAGCCCGGTTTGACCGTCTCGGCGATGCGCGTCAACACGTCATAGGCATCCATACCGAGCCGTTTCGCCGTCTCGACTTCGCTCGCCGCGAACTCGTCGCGGAGCCAGCGCAGGATGATGCCGCCGTTATTGACCGGCCCACCGATGACCCAATGCTTGTCGGTCAAGGCGTAACAGAAGATGCGTCCTTTCGGGTCCTCGACCGGTTGCCGGACGACCGTGCGGATGGCACCGCTCGTCCCGATTGTGACGGCGACGACGCCTTGTTCGAACGCCCCGACCCCGAGGTTCGACAACACCCCGTCACTCGCCCCGATGACGAGTGGGAAGTCCCAGCCGAGCGTCTCAACAACATCCGATTTAAGCGTTAAAATCTCGGTCGTCGGCACGAGCTCGGACAGTTGCTCCGATGTGACCCCGGCGACGGCGAGCGCTTCAACGTCCCAGTCACAGTTCTTCAAATTGAACAGCCCTGTCGCCGAGGCGATTGAATGGTCGATGACGAAGCGACCGGTCAGGCGGTAGAAGACGTACTCTTTGATCGAAACGAATTTCACGGCTCGAGCGAACACGTCCGGATGCTCGGCTTTCAGCCAACGCAGCTTCGACAACGGCGCCATCGGATGGACCGGGGTGCCGGTGCGCATATGGAGCGCGCTCGCATCGAACTCGCGTTTTATCTCTTGCGTATACGGGTTGGCCCGGCTGTCGGCCCACGTGATGCTGTGGGTGAGCGGGCGGCCTGACGCGTCGAGGGCGATCAGGCTGTGCATCGCCGAACTGAATGCGGCGAAGCGGACCGGACCGTCGGCTTTGGCGCGGACGGCGGAAATCGCCTCGAGCACGGCCCCGTAGATGACGACCGGGTCTTGCTCGGCCGTCTCCGTGTCCGGGGTGAGGAGCGGGTACAGCACGTTATATACCGCGAGTTGTTGCTGGTTATGGAACAGGACGGCTTTCGTGCTCGTCGTCCCGATATCGACGCCAATCGTGTACACACACATCACTTCCTAACTTAAATAATGAACAAACTGATCAAGAAGACGACCGCGAAGCCGGTCAATCCGATAATCGTTTCCATCATGGTCCACGACTTGAGCGTGTCTTTCACATCCAAACCGAAGTAGCGGTTGACGAGCCAGAAGCCTGAGTCGTTGACGTGAGACAAGACGGTCGCACCAGAGGCGATCGCGATGACGATGAGGCCGAGCGCGGCACCGGTGATATCCTGGATTTCGAGAAGCGGCGTGATGAGTCCTGCCGCCGTGACCATCGAAACGGTCGCCGAACCTTGGGCGACACGGACGACGGTCGCAATCAAGAAGGCGAGCACGATTGCCGGAAGCGGTGACCCGGCCATCATTTCCCCGAGCACGTCACCGACACCTGAGTCGATCAACACTTGTTTGAACACGCCACCGGCACCGGTGACGAGAATGATGATCCCGGCCGGTTCGAGCGCTTTCGTCGCGATCTCTTGGACTTCGTCACGTGTGTAGCCGCGGCGTGTGCCGAGGAAGATAAACGTGAGCAGCGTCGCGAGCGTCAAGGCGACGAACGGATGACCCATGAACGTCAAGAACGTGCGGATGCTGTTGCCTTCTTCTAATAAGACGGCAGACAACGTGTTGGCGAGAATCAAGACGAGCGGAATCGAGATGAGCGAGACGATCATCTTAAAGCTCGGCAGTTCTTTCGACGTGTCAATCTCTTCGAACTCCATATAGTCCGGGATATTGACGTGAATCTTGTTCGCGATATACTTCCCAAAAATCGGTCCGGCTAAAATTGCAGCCGGAATACCAGCGATGACCCCAAACAAGATGACCCAGCCGAGCTCGGCGCCGATCAAGTTGGCGACGGCGATCGGACCTGGTGTCGGCGGGATGAAGCTGTGCGTGACGGCGAGACCCGCAAGCAGCGGAATCCCGTAGTAGAGGAGCGAACGGCCCGTCTTTTTGGCGAGACCGTAGACGATCGGGACGAGAATGATAAAACCGACGTCGAAGAAGACCGGCACGGCGACGATGAAGCCGGTGATGGCGAGCGCCCATTGCGCCTTGTCCTCACCGAACTTACTGACGAGCGTCTGGGCGAGGCGTTCCGCGCCACCCGATACTTCTAACATCTTCCCGAACATGGCGCCGAGACCGACGACGACGGCGACGAAGCCGAGCGTGCCGCCCATCCCGTTCTGGATCGAGGCGATGACGTCCCCGAGCGGCATGCCGGCCGCAATCCCGACGAGCAGACTGACGAGGAGAAGTGAGACGAAGGCGTGCAGCTTCGTCCGCATGACTAAGAATAAGAGCAAGAAAATCCCTGCGACTGCGATTAAAATGAGTGTCGAACCCGACATATGTATTTCCCCCTTTACCTTATGTGTAACCGTTTACAAATATTGCCAAAGGAAAAAGCCACCCCTGACCTTTTCCTTGCCTTTATTTCTTGACGACCGCGTGGCCCCCGAACTCGTTACGGAGCGCTGCGACGACTTTCCCGGAGAACGTGTCGTCCTCGAGCGAGCGATAGCGCATCATGAGCGACATGGCGATGACCGGTGCCGCCGCCTGCAACTCGAGCGCCGTCTCGACCGTCCATTTTCCTTCCCCTGAGGAATGCATGACGCCGCGGATGTCGTCAAGCTTCGCGTCTTTCGAGAACGCGTTCTCCGTCAACTCCATGAGCCATGAACGGACGACCGATCCGTGGTTCCAGACGCGGGCGACTTGTTCATAGTCGTAATCGAACGGGCTCTTCTCCAAGATGTCGAACCCTTCGGCGATCGCCTGCATCATGCCGTACTCGATGCCGTTGTGGATCATCTTCAAGAAGTGGCCGCTGCCGGCCGGTCCTGTGTACAAGTAGCCGTTCTCGACCGAGAGGTCTTTGAAGATCGGCTCGATCGTCGGCCAGGCGGCGGCGTCACCGCCGACCATCGTACAGGCGCCGTTGCGTGCACCTTCCGTGCCGCCGCTCGTCCCGCAGTCGAAGAAGGCGATACCTTTTTCGCTGAACTGTTCGGCGCGTGCGACCGACAGCTTGTAGTTCGAGTTCCCACCATCGATGACGATGTCACCCGGCTCGAGTTTCTCGAGCAGTTCCGCGAGTACGGCCTCGGTGATGTCACCGGCCGGCACCATCGCCCAGACGACGCGCGGTGTCTCAAGTTTGGCAATGACGCCCTCGAGCGTCGGCACGATCTCAAACTTCGACGTCGCCTCGACGTTCCCGGCGTCTGTCCCGACGACGTTGTGACCATGGTCGCTCAAGTTGAGCGCCAAGTTGTATCCCATCTTGCCTAATCCAATCAAACCGATTTGCATATCGTCACCTCTAAATCGAATTTTTTTTCATCTCCCCACTATAATATCAAATTAAATTCGATTTTCAATAGAGATTGCGGAATTTTTTTCGAAAAGGTATCGTTAAAAGAAAAAAGGGTGAGACACATGGAATCGAAATCGATGAACGGCCTGGCCCGCATCCGTGGCGCTTATACGACACTGAGCAAGAAAGAGCAACGCATCGCTGACTATATCTTGAAACAGCCCGAACGCATCATTCACCATACGATCAACCAAGTCGCCGACGATTTAGACGTCGCCGAGTCGACCGTGTTCCGCTTCTGCCAGCGCGTCGGGTTCAAAGGCTATCAGGCGCTGAAGATCGCGCTCGCCACCGACGTCGTCGCACCGCTCCAAGACATCCATGAGGACATCTCGAACGACGACACGCCGTTTGAGATCGCCGAGAAGATCTTCACGTCGAACGTGAAGACGCTCGAGGCGACACGGCAGATTTTGGACACGGCCTCGCTCGATAAGGCCGTCGCGCTGTTGTTGTCGGCCCGTCGCATCGAGTTCTTCGGGAGCGGGGGATCGGCCGTCATCGCGCTCGACGCCTACCACAAGTTCGTCCGGAGCGGTCTGTTCGTCACGGCGAACCTCGAGTCGCACATGCAACTCATGTCGGCGTCACAACTGACGAATGATGATGTCGCCGTGCTCATCTCGCACTCGGGCGCCTCGAAAGACACGCTCGACGTGGCGAAAGTGTTAAGCGAGCGCGGCGTACCGACGATCGCCATCACCAACTATGCGAAGTCACCGCTGTCGAAGCTGTGTGACGTCGCCCTCTATACCGTGTCGCAAGAGACGGAGTTCCGCTCCGAGGCGCTCGCCTCGCGGATCGCCGAGCTCAGTCTGATCGACGCTCTGTTCACCGTCGTCATGATGCGGCGCGGGGAAGAGGGACGAGAATCGCTCCAGAAGATGCGAGAAGCGATTTCTCTAAGAAGAATTTGATAACAAATAGGGGTATTCAAATGGAAAATAGTATTATTTTAACTATAATTGAAAACCCGATTTGGGATGGAGAACTAAAACGTATTCTAGAATCACACCCAGGAGCTTTAGAAATCCCGGGCCCACATGATAAAGATATCTCACTAGAAATGCCCGATGTATTTTGGTACGAGGCCAATGAAGTGTCAAGAGCTAATGACATTGTTGGAATCGGGCGCATTCAGAAAGGGGATGATAACGAATATGAAATTTCTATAGCTCTAGTTGCATCTAAAATCGGTAGTGGACATGGAAGAAAAGTATTAACTTTATTAGAAAAGAAGGCGAAGGATAAAGGCGCAAAATCTGTTATTGTTGCTATAAAGCCAAGTAATCCAAATGCTGAGAAAGTAGTGAAGTGGTTTGAAGACAGAGGATATAACATCGACGTTATTAACTGGGAAGAGGTATTAAAATCTAAACGTAGGGATATCCAATTGAGTAAATATATTTAAGCACTTTACTCATAAAAAGAAGGCTGACCCATTCTCGGGCCAGCCTTCTTTCATTTCCGTTTAATTTGATCTGCGACTTTCTTGACGACTTTCTCGACACCACCCGCCGGGGCATCTAAGTCGTGATGGAGCGTCTTGTCCGGGATGTCCATGACCGGCTTCTGGCCTTGCGGGGCCGGGTCGCTCAAGTAGACGAAGTCGCCGGCACCATCCGGCGCGCTGCCGGTCGCCCATTTGCCTTGGCTCGACTCGTTGCCTTCCGACAAGTCCCAGAACTCGAGGCCGTGTTTCTCGGCTTCTTTCTCGTCCTTCGCCGGGAAGCTCGCCGGTACGATGACGCCGTTCTTCTCTTCGAGCTCATCGATGGCCGCCATCCATTGGTATTGGTGGTAGCGGTCACGGGCAAGCATCTTGCGGAACACTTTCCGGACGCCTTCGTCTTTCGTCATATGATAGAGACGTGCTACTTGGAGACGGCCTTGTGTCTCGGCGTGTAAGTTCGAGCGCATGTCGGCGAGCAAGTTCCCGCTCGCGACGATATACGACCCGTTCCACGGCACCCCGTTCGAGTTCGTCG
This genomic interval carries:
- the gnd gene encoding phosphogluconate dehydrogenase (NAD(+)-dependent, decarboxylating), with product MQIGLIGLGKMGYNLALNLSDHGHNVVGTDAGNVEATSKFEIVPTLEGVIAKLETPRVVWAMVPAGDITEAVLAELLEKLEPGDIVIDGGNSNYKLSVARAEQFSEKGIAFFDCGTSGGTEGARNGACTMVGGDAAAWPTIEPIFKDLSVENGYLYTGPAGSGHFLKMIHNGIEYGMMQAIAEGFDILEKSPFDYDYEQVARVWNHGSVVRSWLMELTENAFSKDAKLDDIRGVMHSSGEGKWTVETALELQAAAPVIAMSLMMRYRSLEDDTFSGKVVAALRNEFGGHAVVKK
- a CDS encoding MurR/RpiR family transcriptional regulator: MESKSMNGLARIRGAYTTLSKKEQRIADYILKQPERIIHHTINQVADDLDVAESTVFRFCQRVGFKGYQALKIALATDVVAPLQDIHEDISNDDTPFEIAEKIFTSNVKTLEATRQILDTASLDKAVALLLSARRIEFFGSGGSAVIALDAYHKFVRSGLFVTANLESHMQLMSASQLTNDDVAVLISHSGASKDTLDVAKVLSERGVPTIAITNYAKSPLSKLCDVALYTVSQETEFRSEALASRIAELSLIDALFTVVMMRRGEEGRESLQKMREAISLRRI
- a CDS encoding helix-turn-helix transcriptional regulator; this encodes MNKMKKRHLQLIRLLNRGHRFTADELSAETGASVRTIQRDMLTLEELGYPIWSVPGTGGGYEMLPNRLLPPLQLREQEAVALYLTLKWMEQIPDVPFGDMRDTLSDWYVNELPHDLETKIARLEKNILWLGNKTVPSAPFTKDVFQAVEQRRNIEVTYMTTKGSRTFTVAPVGMALLDSKWYVYGRSEYGLRQYRIDRIEALRLLDDTFEADDLATLLEVSDERSGVTVRLNITPLGRRLLEDVLPYIAEKNEWDVPEAELPFLSRQLLAAGAEVEVVEPIELREMMREQAERLWNMYE
- a CDS encoding GNAT family N-acetyltransferase, whose product is MENSIILTIIENPIWDGELKRILESHPGALEIPGPHDKDISLEMPDVFWYEANEVSRANDIVGIGRIQKGDDNEYEISIALVASKIGSGHGRKVLTLLEKKAKDKGAKSVIVAIKPSNPNAEKVVKWFEDRGYNIDVINWEEVLKSKRRDIQLSKYI
- a CDS encoding dihydrofolate reductase family protein, whose protein sequence is MANVVLYIATSLDGKIARTNDQLDWLFAVEGEGDNGYADFFKTVGAVIMGRKTYEEVLVLEPDGYPYDKIPNYILTRSPDREAEHVTFTDEPIEQLIERLKQDVDGDIWLVGGGEVIKEAMAHDLIDSYEIAIAPVVLGEGIPLFPEGTKETKLRLTSQRSSGQFVMVTYQK
- a CDS encoding type II toxin-antitoxin system Phd/YefM family antitoxin, with translation MTIFTYQEARKNLKQVLNQVHENSESITVFRKNGRNAVILSEQEYNQLMETMYVLQSPKNAERLFDSVRQLQQKST
- the gntK gene encoding gluconokinase, yielding MYTIGVDIGTTSTKAVLFHNQQQLAVYNVLYPLLTPDTETAEQDPVVIYGAVLEAISAVRAKADGPVRFAAFSSAMHSLIALDASGRPLTHSITWADSRANPYTQEIKREFDASALHMRTGTPVHPMAPLSKLRWLKAEHPDVFARAVKFVSIKEYVFYRLTGRFVIDHSIASATGLFNLKNCDWDVEALAVAGVTSEQLSELVPTTEILTLKSDVVETLGWDFPLVIGASDGVLSNLGVGAFEQGVVAVTIGTSGAIRTVVRQPVEDPKGRIFCYALTDKHWVIGGPVNNGGIILRWLRDEFAASEVETAKRLGMDAYDVLTRIAETVKPGSDGLLFHPYLMGERAPLWDSNARGSFFGLSIHHKREHFIRSVLEGVIFNLYTVMLALDELTGAPNRIHATGGFAQSSLWRQMMADIFDTPVVVPESHESSCLGAVMLGEYAFGDIDDFTAVPQVTHEHAPDAEATAIYRELLPIYIRLSRHLAEEYEAIAAFQRKHV
- a CDS encoding GntT/GntP/DsdX family permease, with translation MSGSTLILIAVAGIFLLLFLVMRTKLHAFVSLLLVSLLVGIAAGMPLGDVIASIQNGMGGTLGFVAVVVGLGAMFGKMLEVSGGAERLAQTLVSKFGEDKAQWALAITGFIVAVPVFFDVGFIILVPIVYGLAKKTGRSLLYYGIPLLAGLAVTHSFIPPTPGPIAVANLIGAELGWVILFGVIAGIPAAILAGPIFGKYIANKIHVNIPDYMEFEEIDTSKELPSFKMIVSLISIPLVLILANTLSAVLLEEGNSIRTFLTFMGHPFVALTLATLLTFIFLGTRRGYTRDEVQEIATKALEPAGIIILVTGAGGVFKQVLIDSGVGDVLGEMMAGSPLPAIVLAFLIATVVRVAQGSATVSMVTAAGLITPLLEIQDITGAALGLIVIAIASGATVLSHVNDSGFWLVNRYFGLDVKDTLKSWTMMETIIGLTGFAVVFLISLFII
- a CDS encoding manganese catalase family protein translates to MFRHQKELQFEVNVDRPDPQLARQIQEVLGGQFGEMTVMMQYLFQGFNCRGEEKYKDMLMDIGTEEIGHVEMLCALISQLLDGASPDDQAEAAKDPATAAILGGMNPQHLIVSGLGGLPTNSNGVPWNGSYIVASGNLLADMRSNLHAETQGRLQVARLYHMTKDEGVRKVFRKMLARDRYHQYQWMAAIDELEEKNGVIVPASFPAKDEKEAEKHGLEFWDLSEGNESSQGKWATGSAPDGAGDFVYLSDPAPQGQKPVMDIPDKTLHHDLDAPAGGVEKVVKKVADQIKRK